A portion of the Parcubacteria group bacterium genome contains these proteins:
- a CDS encoding PD-(D/E)XK nuclease family protein, producing MKSSGKEFPIAHWSYSSLITFLRNPLAWYKRYVEEVYDTPGTPASIIGRAGHVALQHFYGGIEKEGAIQLGLDYLCNVPDFEINFGKATSRLAKKKKRLQMERDYLRAIAFYLARPPRHKVLGVEVRGMANVKGLPLPIKAVSDLVVESRVDPKALDIIDHKFVDSWSAGGSQKTLFVIQAIFNYYTVQSEFKRPVRRFILQECKKTKNADGSSQMRRYTIDFDKCDEEFAIFHRLVNDATAELMRTKVFLPNPSDMFEGENSFDIYRLGL from the coding sequence ATGAAATCTTCTGGGAAGGAGTTTCCCATTGCACACTGGAGTTACTCGTCGCTCATAACTTTTCTCCGGAATCCCTTGGCATGGTACAAGCGCTATGTCGAAGAAGTATATGACACACCGGGAACCCCGGCCTCAATTATCGGGCGCGCCGGGCATGTTGCGCTCCAACACTTCTATGGTGGTATAGAGAAAGAAGGGGCTATACAGCTCGGTCTCGATTACCTCTGCAATGTCCCTGATTTCGAAATTAACTTTGGGAAAGCCACCTCGCGTCTTGCAAAAAAGAAAAAACGTCTCCAGATGGAGCGCGACTATCTTCGTGCCATCGCTTTTTATCTTGCTCGGCCACCCCGGCACAAAGTGCTTGGCGTCGAGGTGAGGGGAATGGCTAATGTGAAGGGTCTGCCGCTCCCCATTAAGGCAGTCTCTGACTTGGTCGTCGAGTCGCGTGTCGACCCGAAGGCGCTCGACATTATTGACCACAAGTTTGTCGATTCGTGGAGTGCCGGGGGCTCGCAAAAGACACTCTTCGTCATCCAGGCGATCTTCAACTACTACACAGTGCAAAGTGAATTTAAGCGGCCGGTCCGGCGCTTCATCTTGCAAGAGTGCAAGAAGACTAAGAATGCGGACGGGTCATCGCAGATGCGGCGCTATACTATTGATTTCGACAAATGCGATGAAGAGTTCGCAATCTTTCACCGCCTGGTAAACGACGCGACAGCAGAACTTATGCGGACGAAGGTCTTTCTGCCCAACCCCTCGGATATGTTTGAGGGAGAAAACTCGTTTGATATCTATCGCTTGGGTTTATAA
- a CDS encoding thioredoxin domain-containing protein codes for MDTNNNVQLQNLYVPGAIVLAGVIIAGAVFLSSSKEGTTAAVSETVVDATEVMEPISPVDHILGAPNAPVVIVEYSDLECPFCKDFHETMKMVMKEYGEQRQVAWIFRHAPLTQLHSKAVTEAEAAECAAELGGTVKFWEYIDRVFTLTPSNDGLDLALLPDIAEDVGLSRKNFEACLKNNTFEEKILGQLNDGVNTAQALGLNFGTPFSIFIERDGRAQPISGAQSYESLKFMIDEALAKTAQE; via the coding sequence ATGGATACCAACAACAACGTCCAACTCCAGAATCTTTATGTCCCGGGCGCGATCGTTCTCGCCGGAGTTATTATCGCCGGAGCAGTCTTCCTCTCCTCTTCAAAGGAAGGCACTACCGCGGCAGTAAGTGAAACGGTCGTCGACGCAACGGAGGTCATGGAGCCGATCTCTCCTGTCGACCACATCTTGGGAGCACCCAACGCTCCAGTCGTCATTGTTGAGTATTCTGACCTTGAGTGTCCGTTCTGCAAAGATTTCCATGAGACAATGAAGATGGTAATGAAGGAATACGGTGAGCAGAGACAAGTTGCATGGATTTTCCGCCACGCGCCACTCACCCAACTCCACTCTAAGGCGGTCACAGAAGCAGAGGCTGCGGAATGTGCGGCAGAGCTTGGTGGGACGGTGAAGTTCTGGGAATACATAGACCGAGTCTTTACGCTGACACCGTCGAACGACGGACTCGACCTCGCATTACTTCCTGATATTGCAGAAGATGTGGGCCTTTCGCGCAAAAACTTTGAAGCATGTCTCAAGAACAACACATTCGAAGAAAAGATTCTTGGCCAGCTGAACGATGGAGTAAACACAGCGCAAGCTCTCGGTCTTAACTTCGGAACTCCTTTTAGCATCTTTATAGAGAGAGACGGCAGGGCACAGCCGATCTCTGGCGCGCAATCATACGAATCATTGAAGTTCATGATCGACGAAGCGCTTGCCAAGACCGCTCAAGAATAG